A single Carnobacterium inhibens subsp. inhibens DSM 13024 DNA region contains:
- a CDS encoding PadR family transcriptional regulator, with protein sequence MISSDVMRGFNSLILLSILMKEDSYGYKISNTIKEITNDKYVMKETTLYSAFNRLEKSDLIQSYSSTETNGKPRTYYRITDLGRQTYHDKVTEWLDTKKVMDQFIKEE encoded by the coding sequence GTGATATCAAGTGATGTCATGCGCGGGTTCAATAGTTTGATCCTATTATCTATTTTGATGAAAGAAGATTCTTATGGTTACAAAATTTCAAATACTATTAAAGAAATAACTAATGATAAATACGTCATGAAAGAAACCACTCTCTACTCTGCGTTTAACCGTTTAGAAAAAAGCGACCTTATTCAATCTTATTCAAGTACTGAAACCAATGGAAAACCTCGGACCTATTATAGAATTACTGATTTAGGCAGACAGACCTACCATGATAAAGTAACCGAATGGCTGGATACAAAAAAAGTGATGGATCAATTTATAAAGGAGGAATAA
- a CDS encoding peptide ABC transporter substrate-binding protein, whose protein sequence is MEINKKGALSIGLALTAAVLAACGGSNGDTKSTNAEGSNEGKNHASDQTISVGVLNELSTGDTLLVSDIGTNTAMNQYLEGLYRLDEDNQPVPALAEETNISEDGLTYTFKLREDAKWSNGDPVTAHDFVYAWRQAVNPEKAAPYSYMFTSVVNAEEIINGEMKPEELGIEAVDDYELKVELNVPVSYFLGEMAFMPFFPQNQTFVEEMGSNYGTSSDTTLSNGPFILTGWDGTNQAWSYEKNSDYWDAENVALESIDVQVIKEVSTALNLFESGGLDDAILSGEIAKQYVDHEAYVVEPEARTNFLQFNYTDVPMISNEKLREAFSLVLNREELANTILGNGSLPAKALVPHDFVTNPVTGNDFADDAGDFLTYDTEKAKQLYEEAKEELGVDTIELALLADDDETSKLVGQYVQGELQNNFDGLTINLTNVPKNNRIEKGQSGDFDIILGGWGAILPDAINLLDIMNSETTFNNGPYKNEKVDQLLNDAETINANDIEARWKDMLDAQAIMLKEKGFIPLYHTAEVHLRNPKLKGVEVHSVSSRYDYRNAYVEE, encoded by the coding sequence ATGGAAATAAATAAAAAAGGCGCATTATCTATAGGGCTGGCACTAACAGCTGCTGTACTTGCAGCATGTGGTGGATCTAATGGTGATACAAAATCAACAAACGCAGAAGGATCTAATGAAGGAAAGAATCATGCATCAGATCAAACAATTTCTGTAGGAGTATTAAATGAGTTATCCACAGGAGATACATTGCTGGTATCTGATATTGGAACAAATACAGCTATGAACCAATACTTAGAAGGTTTGTATCGACTAGATGAGGACAATCAGCCGGTTCCAGCATTAGCTGAAGAGACGAATATTTCAGAAGATGGATTAACTTATACCTTCAAACTTAGGGAAGATGCAAAATGGTCAAATGGCGACCCCGTCACAGCACATGATTTTGTTTATGCTTGGAGACAAGCGGTCAATCCTGAAAAGGCTGCTCCTTATTCGTATATGTTTACTTCTGTTGTAAATGCAGAAGAAATCATCAATGGTGAGATGAAACCTGAAGAACTCGGTATAGAAGCTGTTGACGATTATGAATTAAAAGTAGAATTGAATGTACCGGTGTCTTATTTCTTAGGTGAAATGGCCTTTATGCCGTTTTTTCCACAAAATCAAACGTTTGTAGAGGAAATGGGCTCAAATTATGGAACAAGTAGTGATACTACTTTATCAAACGGACCATTTATTTTAACCGGATGGGATGGAACGAACCAAGCTTGGAGCTATGAAAAAAATTCAGACTATTGGGATGCAGAAAATGTGGCATTAGAGAGCATTGATGTTCAAGTGATCAAGGAAGTTTCAACAGCACTCAACTTATTTGAATCAGGGGGATTAGATGATGCTATTCTTTCAGGAGAAATCGCAAAACAATATGTAGATCATGAGGCTTATGTAGTAGAGCCCGAAGCTCGTACAAATTTTCTGCAATTTAATTATACAGATGTACCGATGATTTCTAATGAAAAATTGAGAGAGGCCTTTTCATTAGTTCTAAATCGTGAAGAACTAGCTAATACCATTTTAGGAAACGGATCACTTCCAGCTAAAGCATTGGTTCCACATGACTTTGTAACGAATCCCGTTACTGGGAACGACTTTGCTGATGATGCAGGGGATTTCTTGACGTATGACACAGAAAAAGCGAAACAACTATATGAAGAAGCAAAAGAAGAATTAGGCGTCGATACGATTGAATTGGCCTTGCTGGCAGATGATGATGAAACCAGTAAGTTAGTAGGCCAATATGTTCAAGGTGAATTGCAAAATAATTTTGACGGACTAACAATCAATCTGACAAATGTACCCAAAAATAATCGAATCGAAAAAGGTCAATCAGGTGATTTTGATATAATTCTAGGGGGCTGGGGAGCAATTTTACCAGATGCTATCAACTTGCTAGACATCATGAATAGCGAGACAACATTCAATAATGGACCTTACAAAAATGAAAAAGTAGATCAATTATTAAATGATGCAGAAACGATCAATGCAAACGATATAGAAGCACGATGGAAAGATATGCTTGACGCTCAAGCTATCATGCTAAAAGAAAAGGGCTTTATCCCTTTGTACCACACTGCTGAAGTACATTTACGTAATCCAAAACTGAAAGGCGTTGAAGTTCATTCCGTCAGTTCTCGTTATGATTACCGTAATGCTTATGTTGAAGAATAG
- the pepT gene encoding peptidase T — MNEHLLERFVNYAKVNTRSDMNSQTVPTTYTQVEFALTLAEELKKIGMKEVEYNEANGFVTATLPSNLMVDVPVIGFIAHIDTADFNAENIQPQIHKNYDGKDILLNEDLGIVMTTTEFPQLVNYIGKTLVTTDGTTLLGADDKAGMASIVTAMEELIQHQELPHGKIRVAFGPDEEIGRGALLFDVDHFQADFAYTLDSGVVGKFEYETFNAAQAELTIKGTSVHPGSAKDSMVNALLVAAQFATALPQEEVPEKTAGYEGFYMLSSQIGTIDEVKATYIIRDHDKATFEKRKKQFAALVDQFNQSFDHPRIALHLYDQYYNMRDIIEKDFSIVELALEAYRSIGIEPDVKPFRGGTDGSIITYKGLPTPNIFTGAENLHGKYEFVSLEGMQQAAQVVIEIARLNSKK; from the coding sequence ATGAATGAACACTTACTCGAACGATTTGTAAACTATGCCAAAGTCAATACACGGTCTGACATGAACAGTCAGACCGTACCAACTACTTATACTCAAGTTGAATTTGCGTTGACGTTAGCTGAAGAATTAAAAAAAATAGGTATGAAAGAAGTTGAATATAATGAGGCTAATGGATTTGTAACAGCAACATTGCCGAGCAATTTAATGGTTGATGTTCCAGTAATCGGATTTATCGCTCATATTGATACAGCTGATTTTAATGCGGAAAATATTCAACCTCAAATACACAAGAATTATGATGGGAAAGATATTTTGCTTAATGAAGATCTTGGAATTGTAATGACGACGACTGAATTTCCTCAACTAGTAAATTATATTGGAAAAACCTTGGTCACGACAGATGGCACAACATTGCTGGGAGCAGATGATAAGGCGGGGATGGCTTCGATTGTTACCGCAATGGAAGAATTGATTCAACATCAAGAACTTCCACACGGAAAAATACGAGTAGCTTTTGGCCCAGATGAAGAAATTGGGCGCGGAGCGTTATTATTTGATGTCGACCATTTTCAAGCCGATTTTGCGTATACACTAGATAGTGGAGTAGTTGGGAAATTTGAATACGAGACATTTAATGCAGCTCAAGCTGAATTAACGATTAAAGGAACGAGTGTGCACCCAGGATCAGCTAAAGACAGTATGGTTAATGCCTTGTTAGTAGCAGCTCAATTTGCAACGGCATTGCCGCAAGAAGAAGTTCCAGAAAAAACAGCAGGATATGAAGGTTTTTACATGTTGTCCAGCCAAATTGGAACAATTGATGAAGTAAAAGCAACGTATATCATTCGAGATCACGATAAAGCTACTTTTGAGAAACGCAAGAAACAGTTTGCCGCATTAGTTGATCAGTTCAATCAATCGTTTGACCACCCTCGTATTGCATTACATTTATACGATCAATACTACAATATGCGCGACATCATTGAAAAAGATTTTTCGATAGTAGAGCTAGCTTTAGAGGCTTACCGCTCAATCGGTATCGAACCTGATGTGAAGCCATTTAGAGGTGGAACGGATGGCAGTATTATTACGTATAAAGGATTGCCTACACCAAACATTTTTACAGGCGCTGAGAATTTGCATGGCAAATATGAATTCGTTTCGCTCGAAGGTATGCAGCAAGCCGCTCAAGTCGTGATCGAAATCGCTCGATTAAATTCAAAAAAATAA
- a CDS encoding NADH-dependent flavin oxidoreductase codes for MNSKYNPLFQPFTFASGVKVDNRLVMAPMTTNSSFENGMVTTEEKEYYKRRVAGLGAVVTSCAQVMENGRFAGSLSAASDNRIDSLSKLAKTIQNEGPKAILQIFHVGRLGSKRTLRGEQPVSASAVPLDVEGAEVPRELSDKEVHELIDAFGQATRRAIQAGFDGIELHGANNYMIQQFFSPHSNRREDQWGGSLEKRMNFPLAVVQAAKEAIQTYADKPFIFGYRISPEEIKEPGITIEDTLQLIAKLKEQGLDYIHVSTNEWTQASVRDPKVTKPVVQRIQESVGKDFPIIGVGSIITPDDAVAAMELGLPLVAIGRELVIEPDWVQKVKLGNETAIRKKIKPEYREDLTLPDAMWEYIESRPGWFPIV; via the coding sequence ATGAATTCAAAATACAATCCCTTGTTTCAGCCTTTTACATTTGCATCAGGAGTCAAAGTGGATAATCGGTTGGTTATGGCACCGATGACGACTAATTCCTCTTTCGAAAATGGAATGGTTACAACTGAAGAAAAAGAGTACTATAAAAGACGTGTTGCTGGGCTTGGAGCTGTCGTGACTTCATGTGCTCAAGTAATGGAAAACGGACGTTTCGCTGGTTCACTAAGTGCCGCATCCGACAACCGAATCGACAGTTTATCAAAACTAGCAAAAACGATTCAAAATGAAGGACCCAAAGCTATTTTACAAATTTTTCACGTGGGTCGACTTGGATCAAAAAGGACATTAAGAGGGGAACAGCCAGTCAGTGCAAGTGCTGTGCCACTTGATGTTGAAGGTGCAGAAGTACCCAGAGAACTATCGGATAAAGAAGTGCATGAATTGATTGATGCTTTTGGACAAGCGACAAGACGCGCGATCCAAGCAGGATTTGATGGAATTGAATTGCATGGAGCAAACAATTATATGATCCAACAATTCTTCTCTCCGCATTCCAATCGCCGTGAAGATCAGTGGGGTGGATCACTTGAAAAACGCATGAACTTTCCTTTAGCGGTCGTTCAAGCTGCAAAAGAAGCAATCCAAACCTATGCAGATAAACCGTTTATTTTTGGGTACCGCATTTCTCCAGAAGAAATAAAGGAACCCGGCATTACTATTGAAGATACTTTACAATTGATTGCTAAATTAAAAGAACAAGGACTGGATTACATTCATGTTTCAACCAATGAATGGACGCAAGCTTCAGTTCGTGATCCAAAAGTAACCAAACCTGTTGTTCAACGTATCCAAGAATCAGTCGGAAAGGATTTCCCGATTATAGGAGTTGGATCGATCATCACACCAGACGATGCTGTAGCAGCAATGGAATTAGGATTACCGCTTGTGGCTATCGGTCGTGAATTAGTGATTGAACCAGACTGGGTCCAAAAAGTAAAACTAGGAAATGAAACGGCTATTCGTAAAAAAATAAAACCAGAATATCGGGAAGATCTTACTTTGCCTGACGCTATGTGGGAGTATATTGAAAGTAGACCGGGTTGGTTCCCGATCGTTTAG
- a CDS encoding bis(5'-nucleosyl)-tetraphosphatase, which yields MKQEKSCGAVIVTKETEEPKFLLIKHHNGGHWAFPKGHVEGNEIEEETALREIMEETHLTVELDTQFRHVVRYSPYEGTVKDVIYFMAYTSEQEIHKQDEEVLDSSWSNFEEALALVTYENDRTILQAAKDYLTKKNS from the coding sequence ATGAAACAAGAAAAATCATGTGGAGCTGTAATTGTTACAAAAGAAACAGAAGAGCCTAAATTTTTATTGATCAAACACCATAATGGAGGACACTGGGCTTTTCCTAAAGGCCATGTAGAAGGCAATGAAATAGAAGAAGAAACAGCTTTAAGAGAAATTATGGAAGAAACACACCTAACAGTTGAACTGGACACTCAATTCAGACATGTCGTCCGTTATTCTCCTTATGAAGGCACCGTAAAAGATGTGATTTATTTTATGGCCTATACTTCTGAACAAGAAATCCATAAACAAGATGAAGAAGTTCTAGATAGCTCTTGGTCAAACTTTGAAGAAGCATTGGCTTTAGTTACTTATGAAAATGATCGAACGATTCTTCAAGCAGCCAAGGATTACTTAACTAAAAAGAACTCGTAG
- a CDS encoding permease prefix domain 1-containing protein — protein sequence MDTIKNYVDSVFINLPRTSEMLQLKEDMLTNMEDKYFQLKSEGKSENEAIGTVLSEFGNIDEIIEEYNLDIDSEEDNEQNVPMSEAEVEDFMQHRTKFGMAIATGVALCILAPAMMLLFREVALLFSFTSPVAMERVDLLSIIPLFFFIAIAVGLFIIFGLKEEQYNLDGKVVLLDAPTHIKLDHEFKEFKPSFAKAIASGVILCILAPISLLLAIVLLGEDNAWSVIFLLGFVAVGVFLFVFYGVLYSTYEKLLSLGDYRPEKVIAGKLTDKIAGVVFPLVTAVYLFFGFLYDAWGTAWIIFPITGILFAAFSSLYQSQIKMKRKK from the coding sequence ATGGATACTATTAAAAACTATGTCGATTCAGTTTTCATTAATCTCCCGCGTACTTCTGAAATGCTGCAACTGAAAGAAGATATGCTCACCAATATGGAAGATAAATACTTTCAATTAAAGTCAGAAGGAAAAAGTGAAAATGAAGCTATTGGGACTGTCTTATCCGAGTTTGGGAATATTGATGAAATCATTGAGGAGTATAATTTAGACATTGATTCTGAAGAAGACAATGAGCAGAACGTTCCAATGTCAGAAGCTGAAGTGGAAGATTTTATGCAACATCGGACAAAATTTGGAATGGCGATTGCTACAGGTGTTGCACTTTGCATTCTCGCTCCTGCTATGATGCTTTTATTTCGAGAAGTTGCTCTATTGTTTTCTTTTACATCCCCTGTAGCTATGGAAAGAGTTGATTTGTTGTCCATCATTCCTCTTTTCTTCTTTATCGCAATCGCCGTTGGATTGTTCATTATTTTTGGTTTAAAAGAAGAACAATACAATCTTGATGGAAAAGTGGTCCTTCTTGATGCTCCTACACATATCAAATTAGATCATGAATTCAAGGAATTCAAACCTAGTTTTGCAAAAGCCATTGCTTCTGGCGTTATTCTTTGTATTCTAGCTCCTATTTCTTTATTGCTGGCCATTGTTCTTTTAGGCGAAGATAATGCTTGGTCTGTGATTTTTCTGTTAGGGTTTGTTGCTGTTGGTGTTTTCCTATTTGTTTTTTATGGTGTTTTGTATTCAACTTATGAAAAACTTCTTTCACTTGGTGATTACAGACCTGAAAAAGTTATCGCAGGCAAGTTGACGGATAAAATTGCCGGAGTTGTCTTTCCTTTAGTAACTGCTGTTTATCTATTTTTCGGCTTTTTATACGATGCTTGGGGAACAGCTTGGATCATTTTCCCAATAACTGGGATCCTTTTCGCCGCTTTCTCTTCCCTTTATCAAAGCCAAATCAAAATGAAACGAAAAAAATAA
- the pepF gene encoding oligoendopeptidase F, protein MTQEELKNRADVPEALTWDLTGLYPTKEAFETAVADMQSAVKQFCTAYEGNLTDAQTIQTALKEYSEITQNADWINHYAFLPTATDLTNPENTQRSRSIENVLAEVSAQLSFFDSELKAADTVVLDQVETEEPQFASFIRHIKEDKKIQLDPKVEKAFAQLSPVLNAPEAIYEQARLADMDFGTFSVDGKEYPLSFVLYEEHYMYHADTAIRRAAFDKFSAVLSNYQNVVAAAYYTQVQKEKTIATMRGFDSVIDYLLYDQEVDRSLYNRQIDSIMTDLAPVMQKYITHVKEVNGLNKMTYADLKIDLDADYSSEVTIEKSKELVADAVSVLGQEYVDRIMKAYPERWVDFVQNKGKSTGGFCTSPYGKHPYILMSWNNQLSDVYTFIHELGHAGQGIMSNENNAILGAEPSLYLIEAPSTFNELLLTESLKRKSDNPREKRYALSNMISNTYFHNFITHLLEAAYQREVYQLIDEGKSFDAAQLSEIKRSVLNKFWGDAVEINPGAELTWMRQSHYYMGLYSYTYSAGLTIATQAFLRIKELGQPAVDEWLEFLALGDQYRPAEAAKIAGVDITTDKPLSDTIHYLDETVDTIIALTSETTK, encoded by the coding sequence ATGACACAAGAAGAATTGAAAAATAGAGCAGATGTCCCTGAAGCATTAACATGGGATCTTACTGGCTTATATCCTACTAAAGAAGCTTTCGAAACGGCAGTAGCCGATATGCAATCAGCAGTTAAACAATTCTGCACAGCTTATGAAGGAAATTTAACAGATGCTCAAACGATCCAAACAGCTTTAAAAGAATACAGTGAAATTACACAAAACGCAGATTGGATAAATCATTATGCATTTTTACCGACGGCTACTGATTTAACAAATCCTGAAAATACGCAACGGTCTCGTTCAATAGAAAATGTATTAGCAGAAGTGAGTGCTCAATTATCTTTCTTTGATTCAGAATTAAAAGCAGCTGACACAGTTGTCTTAGATCAAGTAGAAACAGAAGAACCTCAATTTGCTTCATTTATTCGTCACATCAAAGAAGACAAAAAGATTCAATTAGATCCTAAAGTTGAAAAAGCATTTGCTCAACTGTCGCCCGTTCTTAATGCTCCAGAAGCGATATACGAACAAGCACGATTAGCAGATATGGACTTTGGAACCTTTAGTGTAGATGGAAAAGAGTACCCACTAAGTTTTGTACTCTATGAAGAACATTATATGTATCATGCGGACACAGCCATTCGTCGTGCGGCATTTGATAAATTTTCAGCTGTATTGAGCAACTATCAAAACGTTGTGGCAGCTGCTTATTATACACAAGTTCAAAAAGAAAAAACAATTGCTACGATGCGCGGATTTGATTCGGTTATTGATTATCTTTTATATGATCAAGAAGTTGATCGTTCATTATACAATCGTCAAATTGATAGCATTATGACTGATTTAGCACCTGTGATGCAAAAATACATTACACATGTTAAAGAAGTCAATGGACTGAACAAAATGACCTACGCTGATTTGAAAATCGATTTAGATGCTGATTATTCATCAGAAGTTACGATAGAAAAATCAAAAGAACTGGTTGCTGATGCAGTAAGTGTTTTAGGTCAAGAGTATGTTGATCGAATCATGAAAGCTTATCCAGAACGTTGGGTGGATTTCGTCCAAAATAAAGGGAAATCAACCGGCGGATTCTGTACATCTCCTTATGGCAAACATCCTTATATTTTGATGTCTTGGAACAACCAGTTGTCAGATGTTTATACATTTATCCATGAATTGGGACATGCTGGTCAAGGCATTATGTCTAACGAAAACAATGCTATTTTAGGTGCAGAGCCATCACTTTACTTGATTGAAGCACCTTCTACATTTAACGAATTATTATTGACAGAATCGTTAAAACGTAAAAGCGACAACCCACGTGAAAAACGTTATGCTTTATCAAACATGATCTCAAATACGTATTTCCATAACTTTATTACTCATTTATTGGAAGCTGCTTATCAACGTGAAGTTTACCAATTGATTGATGAAGGCAAAAGCTTTGATGCTGCTCAATTAAGTGAAATTAAACGTTCTGTTTTGAATAAATTCTGGGGAGATGCAGTTGAAATCAATCCAGGAGCAGAATTAACTTGGATGCGCCAAAGCCATTACTATATGGGGTTATACTCTTATACTTATTCTGCAGGATTGACGATTGCGACTCAAGCGTTTTTGCGTATCAAAGAATTGGGGCAACCAGCAGTAGATGAGTGGTTAGAATTCTTGGCTCTTGGAGACCAATATCGTCCAGCTGAAGCTGCTAAAATTGCTGGCGTAGATATTACAACAGATAAACCATTATCAGATACAATTCATTATTTAGATGAAACAGTGGATACGATTATTGCTTTAACCAGCGAAACAACTAAATAA
- a CDS encoding uracil-xanthine permease family protein, with translation MEERMKRPAGTIVLPKRERKQAKVTPKPESTLIYQVDDKPGFVLMTLLGFQNILTAFGGIVAVPLVISGMAGFGVADTSYMISAALLGSGVVSIIQSKGIGPKWFRVGAGLPTIMGTDFGFVGPANAVINTMGGGIAGYFGGTMMGAVLEIILSYFIKPLMKFFPPVVTGTVISLMGLTLMPVAFDWVAGGVGAANYGSPLNLAIATIVFLLIVLLNHYGSVKIGPAAVLIGIVAGYVMCIPLGMVDFNQVAQANWFAMPQLFKYGVNFDLKFAIPFISGYLVTVIETVGVMQTIGAVTETELTDEDIANGVRADGVGSFIGPAMGSGPVATFSQNAGLIPLTRNASRSVAITAGVLLMAMSFLPKFATLVSIMPMAVLGGAGVLMFGNVAASGVKSLSRVNFDNRNLVIVAAGLGVGLGVSFRPEIVAGLPGILGGLFSSGISAGTIVTLVLNIILKETPVMESETV, from the coding sequence TTGGAAGAAAGAATGAAACGTCCAGCAGGAACAATCGTATTGCCGAAAAGAGAAAGAAAACAAGCGAAGGTCACACCGAAACCTGAATCCACTCTTATTTATCAAGTAGACGATAAGCCAGGATTTGTATTGATGACCCTTTTAGGATTTCAAAATATATTGACAGCCTTTGGAGGAATCGTAGCTGTACCTTTAGTGATTTCAGGTATGGCAGGGTTTGGAGTCGCGGACACCTCATATATGATTAGTGCAGCGTTGTTAGGCTCGGGTGTTGTTTCAATTATTCAATCTAAAGGAATTGGGCCAAAATGGTTTCGTGTAGGAGCCGGTCTTCCAACGATTATGGGAACCGATTTTGGATTTGTTGGTCCAGCAAATGCGGTTATCAACACAATGGGTGGCGGTATTGCTGGTTATTTTGGTGGAACGATGATGGGAGCCGTTTTAGAAATCATCTTGAGTTATTTTATTAAACCGCTAATGAAATTTTTCCCTCCTGTTGTTACAGGTACCGTTATTTCACTGATGGGATTAACGTTGATGCCTGTAGCCTTTGATTGGGTGGCTGGTGGAGTTGGTGCAGCCAACTACGGTTCGCCTCTTAATCTAGCAATTGCAACAATTGTCTTCTTATTGATTGTTTTATTAAATCATTATGGCAGTGTCAAAATTGGACCTGCAGCTGTTCTGATTGGGATCGTTGCTGGTTATGTCATGTGTATTCCGCTTGGAATGGTTGATTTTAATCAAGTTGCTCAAGCTAACTGGTTTGCTATGCCTCAATTGTTCAAATATGGTGTCAATTTTGATTTGAAATTTGCTATTCCGTTTATCTCAGGCTATCTAGTAACCGTTATTGAAACAGTGGGTGTTATGCAAACAATTGGAGCCGTAACAGAAACAGAATTAACGGATGAAGACATTGCAAATGGTGTTCGTGCAGATGGAGTCGGTTCATTTATCGGACCTGCAATGGGATCAGGTCCAGTAGCTACATTTAGTCAAAATGCTGGTTTAATTCCCTTAACTCGCAATGCTTCTCGTTCAGTAGCGATAACAGCTGGTGTCCTTTTAATGGCGATGAGCTTTTTACCTAAATTTGCGACGTTAGTTTCAATTATGCCTATGGCTGTACTTGGTGGAGCTGGAGTATTGATGTTTGGAAATGTAGCTGCTTCTGGTGTTAAATCATTATCACGTGTCAATTTTGACAACCGCAATTTGGTTATTGTCGCTGCTGGTTTGGGTGTGGGCCTTGGTGTATCATTCAGACCTGAAATTGTCGCTGGGCTACCAGGAATTCTTGGTGGATTATTCTCATCTGGGATTTCAGCTGGAACGATCGTTACCTTAGTTTTAAATATTATTCTTAAAGAAACTCCGGTGATGGAAAGCGAAACAGTTTAG
- a CDS encoding Hsp20/alpha crystallin family protein translates to MSNLFPVGRDFMNFGKNFFEDPFDHLLAHTANFNVDIREEENAYIVEADLPGMPKDSIQLKYEDNVLSIGATQEEGKDEKDEEGNYIRRERSTKSYSRQFLLKNVNEEEISAAFDNGVLTVTLPKKDSEGTTPKQIEIK, encoded by the coding sequence ATGAGTAATTTATTTCCAGTAGGACGTGATTTCATGAATTTTGGCAAAAACTTTTTCGAGGATCCTTTTGACCATTTATTAGCACACACGGCTAATTTTAATGTAGACATTCGAGAAGAAGAGAATGCTTATATTGTAGAAGCTGATTTGCCAGGTATGCCTAAAGACAGTATTCAGTTGAAATATGAAGACAATGTATTGTCAATTGGGGCAACTCAAGAAGAAGGTAAAGATGAAAAGGATGAAGAAGGCAACTATATCCGTAGAGAGCGTTCAACTAAATCTTACAGTCGCCAATTTTTATTGAAAAACGTCAACGAAGAAGAAATCTCAGCAGCATTTGATAATGGTGTTTTAACCGTAACATTGCCTAAGAAAGATTCTGAAGGCACAACACCTAAACAAATTGAGATCAAATAA